A part of Lacibacter sp. H407 genomic DNA contains:
- a CDS encoding 5-oxoprolinase subunit PxpA has product MQVDLNCDLGEGLATDEQIIPLISSANIACGFHAGNVETMKRTIELCMKHGVSVGAHPSWPDLENFGRTEMQRSTNEIYAIVTEQLNIISGITNELGGKLHHVKPHGALYNQSAKDKSIAAAIAKAVYEFDAGLFLFGLSGSISLTEANALQLKTVHEVFADRTYQDDGSLTPRSQANAFVENEQQAVQQILQMINEQTLTSVTGKIVPVKADTICIHGDGKNAVAFATTISSALQQARIDIKAN; this is encoded by the coding sequence ATGCAGGTTGATTTGAATTGTGATTTAGGTGAAGGATTAGCAACTGATGAGCAGATCATTCCGCTCATCAGCAGTGCAAATATTGCCTGTGGTTTTCATGCAGGCAATGTTGAAACCATGAAACGAACGATCGAACTTTGCATGAAGCACGGCGTTTCAGTTGGCGCTCATCCTTCCTGGCCCGATCTCGAAAATTTTGGTCGCACAGAAATGCAACGCTCCACAAATGAAATCTATGCGATTGTTACAGAACAGCTCAATATCATTTCCGGAATCACCAATGAGCTTGGCGGCAAACTGCACCATGTAAAACCACATGGGGCATTGTACAATCAATCAGCAAAAGATAAATCGATCGCTGCTGCCATTGCAAAAGCGGTTTACGAATTTGATGCTGGTTTATTCTTGTTTGGCTTGAGCGGCAGCATTTCATTAACGGAAGCAAATGCATTGCAGTTAAAAACAGTGCACGAAGTGTTTGCTGATCGCACGTATCAGGATGATGGCAGCTTAACACCCCGCTCCCAAGCCAATGCATTTGTTGAGAATGAACAACAAGCAGTACAGCAAATTTTACAAATGATCAATGAACAAACTCTTACGAGTGTAACAGGAAAGATCGTTCCTGTAAAAGCAGATACGATCTGTATACATGGCGATGGAAAAAATGCCGTCGCTTTTGCAACAACCATTTCATCAGCCTTACAACAAGCCCGCATTGACATCAAAGCAAACTAA
- the pxpB gene encoding 5-oxoprolinase subunit PxpB codes for MQDVTYIPVNESSVLLSFGSTIESSIHERLMQAKQLIEQYPFVGFIETVPAYNSLAVYYDPLQIAKSEETIAATVIKQLKNILQNESVAIDSVVERSVITIPVCYEESFGIDLQELSASLQLSIEEIIQLHQGKSYHVFMIGFTPGFPYMGTVDERLTTQRKTQPRLQVPPGSVAIAGNQTGIYPFATPGGWNIIGRTPINIFDLQKDNPFLLKAGDEVKFKAITINEFEKYDSSDDLMGRNLTNSINHPKRISDKKKQIIHIEQCGFLTTLQNTGRTRYLQFGVSKSGAMDEYTAQLANTLIGNDPKEAVLEITQSPHRFRFLQDAVIAFTGSGLQPQTEHTIIQLNQPVFISKGSMIECKQPIHGFRLYMAVAGGFEADEFLDSSATDLLVKAGGYQGRPLQKSDELKLRINLSPLQKTLMTVLKAGAVVSLNITAPDYATSNIRIIKGAEWNYMDDASKAILSGGTFSISPQSSRMGYRLKKEAFKTEQACEIISSPVTQGTMQLTPSGELIILMADAQTVGGYPRVAQVCAADRSMLSQKKPGDQIHFQLIDLQLAEELYLKQAAQLSNIKQTLEQLYAG; via the coding sequence ATGCAGGATGTTACATACATACCCGTCAACGAATCGTCGGTACTGCTTTCTTTTGGATCAACCATAGAAAGCAGTATTCATGAGCGTTTGATGCAGGCAAAGCAATTGATTGAGCAATATCCATTTGTTGGTTTTATTGAAACAGTACCGGCGTATAATTCACTGGCTGTTTATTATGATCCGCTGCAGATCGCAAAATCAGAAGAAACAATTGCAGCAACAGTCATCAAGCAATTGAAAAACATCTTACAGAACGAAAGCGTTGCAATTGATTCAGTTGTTGAACGATCAGTGATTACGATCCCCGTTTGTTACGAAGAAAGTTTCGGGATCGACTTGCAGGAACTTTCCGCATCGCTACAACTTTCCATTGAAGAAATTATTCAACTGCATCAAGGTAAATCCTATCATGTATTTATGATCGGCTTTACACCCGGCTTTCCGTATATGGGAACAGTGGATGAACGTTTGACCACACAACGAAAAACACAACCACGATTGCAGGTTCCACCCGGTTCTGTTGCTATTGCAGGAAATCAAACCGGCATCTATCCGTTTGCAACACCCGGCGGATGGAATATTATTGGCAGAACTCCTATCAATATTTTTGATCTGCAAAAAGATAATCCGTTTTTATTAAAAGCAGGTGACGAAGTAAAATTCAAAGCTATCACTATAAATGAATTTGAAAAGTATGATTCGTCAGACGACCTCATGGGACGGAATTTAACAAACAGCATCAATCATCCGAAGAGAATATCTGACAAGAAAAAACAGATTATCCATATTGAACAATGTGGTTTCTTAACTACGCTGCAAAATACAGGACGCACTCGCTACTTGCAGTTTGGCGTAAGCAAAAGCGGAGCAATGGATGAATATACAGCCCAACTTGCAAATACATTGATTGGAAACGATCCAAAAGAAGCTGTATTGGAAATCACACAATCGCCGCACCGTTTTCGTTTTTTACAGGATGCAGTCATTGCTTTTACAGGTTCCGGTTTACAACCACAAACAGAACATACCATCATTCAACTCAATCAACCGGTTTTCATTTCAAAAGGAAGTATGATCGAATGCAAACAACCCATCCATGGTTTTCGGTTATACATGGCCGTGGCTGGAGGTTTTGAGGCTGATGAGTTCTTGGATAGTTCTGCAACTGATTTGTTGGTAAAAGCTGGAGGCTATCAAGGGAGGCCATTGCAAAAGAGCGATGAATTAAAACTAAGAATAAACTTATCTCCTTTACAGAAAACATTAATGACGGTGCTGAAAGCAGGCGCTGTTGTTTCATTAAATATTACAGCGCCTGACTACGCCACGAGCAATATTCGTATCATTAAAGGTGCTGAATGGAATTATATGGATGATGCATCAAAAGCAATTTTGTCGGGAGGCACATTCAGTATCAGTCCGCAAAGCAGCCGCATGGGATATCGGTTAAAAAAAGAAGCATTCAAAACCGAACAAGCATGTGAGATCATTTCTTCTCCTGTTACACAAGGAACAATGCAATTAACTCCTTCCGGTGAGTTGATCATTTTAATGGCCGATGCACAAACAGTTGGCGGCTATCCACGTGTTGCACAGGTATGTGCTGCTGACCGTTCGATGCTGTCACAAAAAAAACCGGGTGATCAGATTCATTTTCAATTGATCGATCTGCAACTGGCAGAAGAATTATATTTGAAACAGGCTGCGCAATTATCAAACATCAAACAAACGCTGGAACAATTATATGCAGGTTGA
- the pyk gene encoding pyruvate kinase, with product MSKSVSKYLHTEMDKEAGKRHMGHRTKIVATVGPACDTYDKLLELVRAGVNVFRLNFSHGAHEDKAQIIEHIRNINKNEPYNIAILGDLQGPKLRVGEMEGGGIEVSEGDVLTFTNEKLIGTKERIYVSYPDLHKDVKPGNIILIDDGKLEVKVIGITREKDVQVQVTLGGKLSSKKGINLPDTKISLPALTDKDLADLEFIIDQELDWVALSFVRNVKDIIILRNKLDERKSKSKIIAKIEKPEAVANIRDIIIESDGIMIARGDLGVELPVEQVPLIQKDIIKKCIHRAKPVIVATQMMESMIDRVKPNRSEITDVANAVLEGADAVMLSGETATGNHPSLVVETMVKIIEEVEGSSYYRYDREEDLKPQPHSPSFLSDAICYNACEIAKDVNASALIGMTLSGYTGFMLSSFRPKAPLFIFTKERKLVNQLSLSWGVRAFYYSEEISVDDIIADQINILKERGFVQTGEIVVNTGSTPVHLHLPTNLIKLTVVE from the coding sequence ATGTCGAAGTCAGTTTCAAAATATTTGCACACCGAAATGGATAAGGAAGCAGGAAAACGACACATGGGCCATCGAACAAAGATCGTGGCTACTGTTGGACCTGCATGCGATACATACGATAAGCTTTTAGAACTGGTAAGGGCCGGTGTAAATGTGTTTCGCTTGAACTTTTCACATGGTGCACACGAAGACAAAGCACAGATCATTGAGCATATCCGCAACATCAATAAGAATGAACCGTACAACATTGCCATTCTTGGCGATCTGCAAGGTCCAAAACTCCGTGTAGGTGAAATGGAAGGGGGTGGTATTGAAGTTTCAGAAGGTGATGTATTGACATTCACCAATGAAAAATTGATCGGCACCAAAGAACGCATTTATGTATCGTATCCCGATTTGCATAAAGATGTAAAGCCAGGCAATATCATTTTGATCGACGATGGAAAACTGGAAGTAAAAGTAATTGGCATCACTCGTGAAAAAGATGTGCAGGTGCAGGTTACATTGGGCGGAAAACTTTCTTCAAAAAAAGGGATCAATTTACCCGATACAAAAATTTCTTTACCTGCATTGACTGATAAAGATCTGGCTGATCTTGAATTTATCATCGATCAGGAACTGGATTGGGTGGCGCTTTCGTTTGTACGAAACGTAAAAGACATTATTATTCTGCGTAACAAACTGGATGAACGCAAAAGCAAAAGCAAGATCATTGCAAAAATTGAAAAGCCTGAAGCTGTTGCCAACATCCGTGATATCATTATCGAAAGCGATGGTATTATGATCGCACGTGGCGATCTGGGTGTTGAACTTCCGGTTGAACAAGTACCATTGATCCAGAAAGATATTATCAAGAAATGTATCCATCGTGCCAAGCCCGTTATTGTGGCAACACAGATGATGGAGAGTATGATCGACCGTGTAAAGCCAAACCGGAGTGAAATTACCGACGTAGCCAATGCCGTATTGGAAGGTGCTGATGCCGTGATGTTAAGTGGTGAAACAGCAACAGGTAATCATCCATCGCTGGTAGTGGAGACAATGGTGAAGATCATTGAAGAAGTGGAAGGAAGTTCTTACTATCGTTACGATCGTGAAGAAGATCTGAAACCACAACCCCACTCACCTTCGTTCTTAAGTGATGCGATCTGTTACAACGCCTGCGAAATTGCAAAAGATGTAAATGCAAGTGCATTGATCGGTATGACGCTGAGCGGCTACACCGGTTTTATGTTGAGCAGCTTCCGTCCAAAAGCACCGTTGTTCATTTTTACAAAAGAACGGAAACTTGTAAATCAGTTGAGTTTAAGCTGGGGCGTTCGAGCATTTTATTATTCAGAAGAGATCAGCGTGGATGATATCATTGCTGATCAGATTAATATTTTAAAAGAGCGTGGTTTTGTACAAACAGGTGAAATTGTTGTGAACACAGGAAGTACACCGGTTCATCTGCATTTGCCAACCAACCTCATCAAACTGACCGTAGTCGAATAA
- the pfkA gene encoding 6-phosphofructokinase: MSKKVTKIGVLTSGGDAPGMNAAIRAVVRTGLYHNMEVFGIMRGYQGMIDDDIVPMHSRSVANIIQRGGTILKTARSKDFFEPAGRKKAFDNLKKHGIDGLVIIGGDGSFRGAQKFSNEHDIPCIGLPGTIDKDIAGSDFTIGFDTAVNTAVEAIDKIRDTADAHDRLFIIEVMGRDAGYIALHSGIATGAEHILIPETKTDLELVVDSLEEKERRKKLVNMIVVAEGDETGGANEVATIIKKRLPHLDTRVCILGHIQRGGSPTCLDRLIASRLGYAAVDALIEGKHNTMIGIMNNKLHFTPLDKAVKAKQRISDEWMKIVKILAS; the protein is encoded by the coding sequence ATGAGTAAAAAAGTAACGAAGATCGGCGTTTTAACCTCGGGCGGAGATGCGCCGGGAATGAATGCAGCCATCAGAGCTGTTGTACGCACAGGTCTTTATCACAATATGGAAGTGTTTGGTATTATGCGTGGATATCAGGGAATGATCGATGATGACATTGTTCCAATGCACAGCCGCAGCGTAGCCAATATTATTCAACGGGGTGGAACCATCCTCAAAACTGCACGCAGCAAAGATTTCTTTGAACCTGCCGGTCGCAAAAAAGCATTCGACAATTTAAAGAAACATGGCATTGATGGTTTGGTGATCATTGGTGGCGATGGCAGCTTCCGTGGTGCACAAAAATTTTCTAACGAGCACGATATCCCTTGTATTGGTTTGCCCGGCACAATTGATAAAGATATTGCCGGCAGCGATTTTACAATTGGTTTTGATACGGCTGTAAACACAGCAGTTGAAGCTATTGATAAAATTCGTGATACAGCCGATGCACATGACCGCCTGTTTATTATTGAAGTGATGGGCCGTGATGCAGGTTATATTGCCTTGCACAGTGGTATTGCCACCGGTGCAGAACATATTTTAATTCCCGAAACAAAAACCGATCTTGAGTTGGTAGTTGATTCGCTGGAAGAAAAAGAGCGCCGTAAAAAATTAGTGAACATGATCGTGGTAGCTGAAGGTGATGAAACAGGTGGTGCCAATGAAGTAGCCACTATCATCAAAAAACGTTTACCACATCTTGATACACGTGTTTGTATTCTCGGACATATTCAACGTGGAGGCTCTCCTACTTGTCTGGATCGTTTGATCGCAAGCCGTTTGGGTTATGCCGCTGTTGATGCATTGATCGAGGGCAAACACAATACCATGATCGGTATCATGAATAACAAACTTCATTTTACACCGTTGGATAAAGCTGTGAAGGCAAAACAACGCATCAGCGATGAGTGGATGAAGATCGTGAAGATCCTGGCCAGTTAA
- a CDS encoding SDR family oxidoreductase has product MRLSVRIGCIALIFNNRFQFISYIQFMKVFVTGANGLLGQHLIRQLVDEGKFVIHATGKGPSRLSYGEKNGVTYHQLDITDFKRSQALVEKISPHILIHAAAVTQPNDCAADKTTCWKTNVGATRTLLKAAQKAKSYFIYISSDFVFDGNDGPYDESATPNPINDYGESKLLAEEMVEMSGLHWAIVRTVLLYGGKIPGGRPNFIQWVKDKLTAGETIQVVDDQFRTPTYVEDLAKGILLVLMKHAKGVFHISGREMCTPYQLATTVANLLQLDESLIEKVTAASFAEPAKRPPKTGFIITKAVKELGYVPVKLEDGLKRVFGL; this is encoded by the coding sequence ATGAGGCTTTCAGTCAGAATCGGTTGTATTGCATTGATTTTTAATAACAGGTTTCAATTCATTTCTTATATTCAGTTTATGAAAGTGTTTGTAACCGGAGCAAACGGATTGTTGGGTCAGCACCTCATTCGCCAGTTAGTGGATGAGGGTAAGTTTGTGATCCATGCTACGGGTAAAGGCCCCAGCCGTTTATCGTATGGCGAAAAGAATGGGGTTACTTATCATCAGTTAGATATTACCGATTTTAAACGATCCCAGGCACTTGTGGAGAAAATTTCTCCACATATTCTTATTCATGCCGCCGCTGTTACACAACCCAACGATTGTGCAGCCGATAAAACTACTTGCTGGAAAACAAATGTGGGGGCTACAAGAACCTTGTTGAAGGCCGCACAAAAAGCAAAATCTTATTTCATTTACATCAGCAGCGATTTTGTTTTTGATGGGAATGATGGTCCGTACGATGAATCGGCAACTCCCAATCCCATTAATGATTACGGCGAAAGCAAATTACTGGCCGAAGAAATGGTGGAGATGAGTGGTTTGCATTGGGCTATTGTAAGAACAGTATTGTTGTATGGCGGAAAAATTCCGGGCGGACGACCCAATTTTATACAATGGGTAAAAGATAAACTCACGGCAGGTGAAACCATTCAGGTAGTAGATGATCAATTTCGCACACCAACTTATGTAGAAGATTTAGCGAAAGGAATTTTGTTGGTGTTGATGAAGCATGCAAAAGGTGTGTTTCATATTTCAGGGCGGGAGATGTGCACGCCCTATCAATTAGCAACTACTGTTGCCAATCTTTTACAACTCGATGAAAGTTTGATTGAAAAAGTAACAGCGGCATCTTTTGCAGAACCGGCGAAACGACCACCGAAGACGGGTTTTATTATCACAAAGGCGGTAAAAGAGTTAGGTTATGTGCCCGTTAAATTAGAAGATGGGTTGAAGCGTGTGTTCGGACTTTAG
- a CDS encoding CHAD domain-containing protein, translating into MVREYSEKQISSALHLLEQYNTASNEEVLHQLRVSLKKIKAVLDHLRTLHPKKIKSTRKKLQLVFHAAGSLREAQLRLKWLAEKKLLLLIRHSSFDQKIKEEEELFVTNKHGHLKKLKSVSEEIDKYLKKVEEEDLLRYALELKAKLQEQLPIVLKDNWHALRKLIKQLLYAYHWLTEQDKLKVLTVTAYKRLDMLQENIGIWHDVVDLQQWLTDGQFFLSKEKSVKQQFNKAFALVQKDIEVKEKVVMKQLQAIKKPANQK; encoded by the coding sequence GTGGTAAGAGAATATAGTGAAAAGCAAATTAGTTCTGCTCTCCATCTGCTGGAACAATACAACACTGCCTCAAATGAAGAAGTGTTACACCAGTTAAGAGTGAGCCTTAAAAAAATAAAAGCTGTTCTTGATCACCTACGCACTCTCCATCCCAAGAAAATAAAGTCAACTCGTAAAAAACTTCAACTTGTTTTTCATGCAGCTGGTTCTTTGCGTGAAGCGCAACTTCGTTTGAAATGGCTTGCTGAGAAAAAACTCCTGCTGTTAATTCGGCACTCATCTTTTGATCAGAAAATAAAGGAGGAAGAGGAATTATTTGTTACTAACAAACACGGCCACCTTAAAAAACTAAAATCTGTCAGTGAAGAAATTGATAAGTACTTAAAAAAAGTTGAGGAAGAGGATTTGCTCCGGTATGCGTTAGAGCTGAAAGCAAAACTTCAAGAGCAATTGCCAATTGTTTTAAAGGACAATTGGCATGCGTTGCGCAAGTTGATCAAACAATTACTATATGCTTATCATTGGCTTACTGAACAGGATAAATTAAAAGTGCTGACAGTTACAGCTTATAAAAGGCTGGACATGTTGCAGGAGAATATTGGTATTTGGCATGATGTGGTTGATTTACAGCAATGGCTAACGGATGGACAATTCTTTCTCAGTAAAGAGAAATCTGTAAAGCAACAATTCAATAAGGCATTTGCCTTGGTGCAGAAGGATATTGAAGTGAAAGAAAAAGTAGTGATGAAGCAGTTGCAAGCAATTAAAAAGCCGGCCAACCAAAAATGA
- the ctlX gene encoding citrulline utilization hydrolase CtlX — MQTTSHLLMIKPVAFDFNAETAVNNAFQQEGSNENAQQKAEAEFDGFVQKLTAAGVDVTVVQDTPQPHTPDSIFPNNWISFHHDGSIVLYPMYATNRRAERKQHVLDTIAAKFDVKQQIDFTSKENDDHFLEGTGSMVLDREKKIAYACLSPRTDKTVFEEWCSKMNYTPCSFYSVDEKGGEIYHTNVMMCVADQYVVICLDSIRDEAERDNVFDTITDSGKKIVEISYKQMNQFAGNMLQVENKTGQRYLVMSSQAYNALTPAQVKELEGYNPIIHSDLTTIETNGGGSARCMMAEVFLPLKK, encoded by the coding sequence ATGCAAACAACATCGCATTTATTAATGATCAAACCCGTTGCTTTTGATTTCAATGCTGAAACAGCAGTAAACAATGCGTTTCAGCAAGAAGGCAGCAATGAAAATGCACAGCAAAAAGCCGAAGCTGAGTTTGATGGCTTTGTACAAAAACTAACTGCAGCTGGTGTGGATGTTACAGTTGTGCAAGACACGCCGCAACCACATACACCCGATAGCATCTTCCCCAATAACTGGATCAGTTTTCACCATGATGGCAGTATTGTGCTCTACCCCATGTATGCAACAAACAGAAGAGCCGAACGTAAACAACATGTACTCGATACCATTGCTGCAAAGTTTGACGTGAAGCAGCAGATCGACTTTACTTCAAAAGAAAACGATGATCATTTTTTAGAAGGTACCGGCAGTATGGTGTTAGACAGGGAAAAGAAAATTGCGTACGCCTGTCTTTCGCCACGCACTGATAAAACTGTATTTGAAGAATGGTGCAGCAAGATGAATTACACGCCCTGCAGTTTTTACAGCGTTGATGAAAAGGGAGGCGAAATCTATCACACCAATGTAATGATGTGTGTGGCCGATCAATACGTAGTGATCTGTTTAGACAGTATTCGTGATGAAGCAGAGCGTGACAATGTTTTTGATACAATTACCGATAGCGGCAAAAAGATCGTCGAAATTTCTTACAAACAGATGAATCAATTTGCAGGGAACATGTTGCAGGTTGAAAACAAAACCGGTCAGCGTTATTTAGTGATGAGCAGCCAGGCCTACAATGCATTGACTCCTGCGCAAGTGAAGGAATTGGAAGGCTATAACCCCATCATTCATTCCGATCTTACTACCATTGAAACAAACGGCGGCGGAAGTGCAAGATGTATGATGGCAGAAGTTTTTCTCCCGTTAAAAAAGTAA
- a CDS encoding arginine deiminase family protein has translation MAQHNYYVENELGRLRKLVIHSPDGGIGKIIPGTFADNLYDDIVHLNKMQKEYNHYVKLLLYFLDKEKVNYINQYQQTADEEKKSWCYIPGKDEYFNSDKVLDTQQLLAEIIKDEKVKLRLISAICSYEESSYAIQQVLENINDAPLLAKIFITGILPAEAMGTQEDQYIFPPIPNFIFTRDIGIMVKDHILLSRMATVARRRESLLTKFLSLYYFFKDEPQKVMEIIEESDFFLYEEEERKHRIITIEGGDVMMIHPKHFVIGCSIRTSSSAVNEMVHTLFSKPELGIEKVSVVKIPKNRAQMHIDTIFTQVKRNVWVLYGRFSERILRAEHISRHSYVNKLSHNPRQLEMEQVEILQFQKPTNEPYIKTKDYSIHKRLPGIESLLRQISVEDFGANPEDVKIIYSGGNLFPHDEREQWTDSCNVVAVKEGVVIGYDRNDKTADAFKEAGFNVLTTTEAFQQFENGVDPEKIENTLILLPSAELSRARGGSHCMSMPLLRDKL, from the coding sequence ATGGCTCAACATAATTATTACGTTGAAAACGAATTAGGACGATTGCGGAAATTAGTTATTCATAGTCCTGATGGTGGCATTGGCAAGATTATCCCGGGTACGTTTGCCGATAACCTCTACGATGATATTGTACACCTCAACAAAATGCAGAAAGAATACAATCATTATGTAAAACTCTTATTGTATTTTCTCGACAAGGAAAAAGTAAACTACATCAACCAATACCAGCAAACTGCCGACGAAGAAAAAAAGTCGTGGTGTTATATTCCCGGCAAAGATGAATATTTCAACAGCGACAAAGTACTTGACACACAACAATTGCTGGCTGAAATTATCAAAGATGAAAAAGTAAAGCTCCGGTTAATATCAGCAATATGCTCTTACGAAGAATCGAGTTACGCCATTCAGCAGGTATTGGAAAATATTAATGATGCTCCACTGCTTGCAAAAATTTTCATTACAGGCATTTTACCTGCCGAAGCAATGGGCACACAGGAAGATCAATACATCTTCCCTCCTATTCCCAACTTCATCTTTACCCGTGATATCGGCATTATGGTGAAAGATCACATTCTGCTGAGTCGCATGGCTACTGTTGCACGCAGAAGAGAATCGTTGCTCACTAAATTTTTATCGCTCTATTATTTCTTTAAAGATGAGCCGCAAAAAGTAATGGAGATCATTGAAGAAAGCGACTTCTTTTTGTATGAAGAAGAAGAACGTAAACACCGCATCATTACCATTGAAGGTGGTGATGTCATGATGATCCATCCCAAACATTTTGTGATCGGCTGCAGTATACGTACCAGCAGCAGTGCAGTAAATGAAATGGTTCACACATTATTCAGCAAACCTGAACTGGGTATTGAAAAAGTATCGGTTGTGAAAATTCCAAAGAACCGTGCACAAATGCATATCGATACCATCTTTACACAGGTGAAACGAAATGTTTGGGTGTTGTATGGTCGTTTTTCAGAACGCATTTTACGGGCTGAACATATCAGCAGACATAGTTATGTAAACAAGCTGTCACATAATCCACGTCAATTGGAAATGGAACAGGTAGAAATTCTGCAATTCCAGAAACCAACGAACGAGCCGTACATTAAAACAAAAGATTACAGTATTCACAAACGGCTTCCCGGTATTGAATCATTATTAAGACAAATAAGTGTGGAGGATTTCGGCGCCAACCCGGAAGATGTAAAAATTATTTACAGCGGCGGCAACCTGTTTCCACACGATGAGCGAGAACAATGGACCGACAGCTGTAATGTAGTTGCCGTTAAAGAAGGTGTTGTGATTGGTTATGATCGTAACGATAAAACAGCAGATGCTTTTAAAGAAGCGGGGTTCAATGTACTCACCACCACCGAAGCGTTTCAGCAATTCGAAAATGGTGTAGATCCTGAAAAAATCGAGAACACATTGATCTTACTGCCAAGTGCTGAACTTTCAAGAGCAAGGGGCGGCAGCCATTGTATGAGTATGCCTTTACTACGAGACAAGTTATAA
- a CDS encoding pseudouridine synthase, producing MSATSHRYFIINKPYDMVSQFVSSHDVRLLGDLDFEFPEGTHAIGRLDNHSEGLLLLTTNKKVTRLLFDPKKKHERSYLIMVKNIVTPELLEQLRTGVSIPVTTGEDYVAVPTSIEIVENVKDHYVHMDDVRQQYPHTWMLMTLTEGKFHQVRKMCLAIHRRCLRLIRISIGNLKLGDLKPGAVKEINEKEFFELIGIDYAG from the coding sequence ATGTCAGCAACTTCTCACCGTTATTTCATCATCAACAAACCATACGACATGGTTTCGCAGTTCGTCAGTTCGCATGATGTGCGGTTGCTGGGCGATCTTGATTTTGAATTTCCGGAAGGCACACATGCCATTGGCCGTTTAGATAATCATTCAGAAGGTCTGTTGCTCTTAACGACCAATAAAAAAGTGACACGCCTGCTATTTGATCCCAAGAAAAAACATGAACGTAGTTACCTCATCATGGTAAAAAATATTGTTACACCTGAATTGCTTGAACAATTAAGAACAGGTGTTTCCATTCCTGTTACAACCGGTGAAGATTATGTAGCTGTTCCTACGTCCATTGAAATTGTTGAAAATGTAAAAGATCATTATGTGCACATGGATGATGTGCGGCAGCAATATCCACATACCTGGATGCTGATGACGTTGACGGAAGGTAAATTTCACCAGGTACGAAAAATGTGTTTAGCCATTCACCGTCGTTGCCTGCGTTTGATCCGTATTTCGATTGGTAATTTAAAACTCGGTGACCTGAAACCCGGAGCCGTTAAAGAAATAAATGAGAAGGAGTTTTTTGAGTTGATCGGGATTGATTATGCGGGGTGA
- a CDS encoding spheroidene monooxygenase, translating to MYAVLTIIRYKKRFIYFALLAMAIHRLPLLFRKNIHFSKTLGCGKGGTFSKTPDWQQWGLLVVTNDESLLSTNDQPTLQQKAYGSFIRGWWKFFGCETWTVLLQPIEAHGSWDGKQAFGALPAKSDYEGRIAVLTRATIRPSKRSRFWEHVEAVSNDMRKADGFRFSVGIGESPWLRQATFSIWDSKEQMKQFAYKMPRHTDVIQKTRKENWYSEDMFVRFKVLKSWGTIEDVAPLS from the coding sequence ATGTATGCAGTTTTAACCATCATTCGCTATAAAAAACGCTTTATCTATTTCGCTCTGCTGGCGATGGCCATTCATCGGTTACCCCTGCTTTTCCGAAAGAATATTCACTTTTCAAAAACATTGGGGTGCGGCAAAGGCGGCACCTTCAGCAAAACGCCCGACTGGCAGCAATGGGGATTATTAGTGGTGACGAATGACGAATCATTACTCAGTACCAACGATCAGCCAACATTACAGCAAAAAGCCTACGGCAGTTTTATCCGTGGCTGGTGGAAGTTCTTTGGCTGCGAAACCTGGACGGTGTTGCTCCAACCCATCGAAGCACATGGAAGCTGGGATGGAAAGCAGGCGTTTGGTGCATTACCCGCCAAATCGGATTACGAAGGCCGGATCGCCGTGCTTACCCGGGCCACCATCCGCCCAAGCAAACGCTCCCGTTTTTGGGAACATGTGGAAGCTGTGTCGAATGATATGCGAAAAGCTGATGGCTTCCGGTTTTCGGTGGGTATTGGCGAATCGCCGTGGTTACGACAAGCCACCTTCTCCATTTGGGACAGCAAAGAACAGATGAAACAGTTTGCCTACAAAATGCCACGCCACACCGATGTAATCCAGAAAACAAGAAAAGAAAACTGGTATAGTGAGGATATGTTTGTGCGGTTTAAAGTATTGAAGAGCTGGGGAACGATTGAAGACGTTGCACCGCTTAGCTAG